GTGAAGGTTTCGAGTCGCTGATTGAAAGCCAGCCTGATCTCACGCTTGCGTGGGCGGCTTGTGACACACAAACAGCGCTGCAGAAGCTGGAAGTGGACAAGCCGGACATGATCATGGTGGATATTTCCTTACCGGGAAGAAATGGGTTGGAGTTGATCAAAGACGCTTTGGCGCTGCACCCGTCCTTAAATATTTTGGTGATCTCGATGCATGACGAGACCTTTTATGCGCAGCGTGTTTTGAAGGCCGGTGCACGGGGATACATCATGAAGGTGGCGGATCGGGAAACGCTTTTGCAGGCGATTCGAACGGTGCTTACCGGCCAGCGGTATGTGAGTCCGGCGATGAGTGCGCAAATCATGGAAGCGTTTTCGGGATATGGAAGTTCGAAGGCGGTGGACGGAGTTCAGCGTCTCAGTGATCGTGAATTTGAAGTTTTTCAATTGATCAGCGAAGGCAAGAGCACGCAGCAGATCGGCGACATTCTCAACATCAGCGTAAAAACGGCGGAGGTGCATCGGGCGCACATTCGGGAGAAGCTGAATCTGGAAGACGGAGCATCGGTGCTGCGTTTCGCGGTGCGTTGGGCGGAATCGCAAAGACTTGGACTGAGTCTCTAATGAAGCAAGTCTCGCAGAGCGGGGCTCTCTTCACTTGTTAAAAAATCGGAGATTGATCTGGTGGGTCTTGCGCCCGCCTGACTTCTCTGATTTTCTTTTTCCGGGTCTGACCAGGGTGATTTGATCTGCGGATCGGGCATTTTCAGGAGATCAGAAAGTATTTTTAAAGAATATATTCGATAACTATGGATAATGCGCGAACGTGCTGAGATCTTGATTCAAGAATGGACCCCCACGTTCTACATTTTAACAGCGACATTCGTCTCGATGCTGGGAGAGCAGATTCTCATTCGATGCTGGAGGGAAAGGGGGGGCTGAAGTTGGTCGGGGAAATCGCCGAACATCCGTCGTCCAGGGAACTGGTCCGGACTTTGAATGAGCGTGTGAATCTGGCGGTGGCGATTGGTGGGGTGGGCATTTGGGAGATTGATTTCCACAGTGGCCAAATCCTATTTAACGAGCAGATGCATGTCATCTATGCGATTGGAGTGACGGGGTTTCGTGCGCAGGTGCCGCCGGATACGTTTGGAGGAAGCTTTGCCGAATGGGTGAAGGTGATGCACCCCGAGGATGTGCCGGGTGTTTTGGAAGTGGTTTCACGATTTAAGGAGAACAAGGGCACGGTGGAGTTCGAGCATCGGATTTTAAGACCATCGGGAGAGGTGCGCTTTGTTCGCTCTCTGGCCCAAGTGCGCTGTGATGAACAGGGCCATGCCATTCGGGCGGTGGGCACCACGGTGGATGTGTCAGAGCAGCGGCGGCTGGCGGAGGCATTGGCGAATGAAAAGGAACGTCTGGCTCTGGCAACTCAGGTGGGTGGCAGCGGGGTTTGGGATGCGGACATTAAGACAGGGGTATTTTTGTGGGACGAGCGGATGCATGCGATCTATGGCCTGCAACCGGGTCACTTTTGCGGCAGCGTGGAGCAGTGGCTGTCGATCATTCATCCCGAGGATGTGAGGGAGGTGAAGCGTGATTGGGAGGCGGCGGTTGCGCAGTGTGGGATTTACACTGGTGAATTTCGGATTTTGACTCCGGGTGGACAGCTGCGACATATTCGTGCTTCGGCGCGGGTGTTTGCCGGATCGGACGGGGCTCCGCTGAAGGCGGTGGGGATCAACTGGGACATCACCGAGCAGAAGTTGCTGACTGAAGCACTGGTGAGCGAGAAGGAACGTCTTGCGCTGGCGACGCGTGTGGGTGGGATTGGAATTTGGGACGTGGATGTCAGGACGCGCCGGATGTGGTGGGATCCACGCATGCACGAAATGTTTGGGGTGACTCCCGAGGAGTTTGGCGGAACGCAGGAGGAGTGGGGGAATGCGTTGCATGCGGATGATCGCGAAAAGTCGATGAGGCTTTGGACTGAATCGATGATGCAGAACCGCGTGTTTGATTCGGAGTTCCGGATCGTTCAACGCAAGACAGGTGAAGTTCGGCACATCCGGGCGCTGGCGCGATTTGTCTACGACGAGCAAGGGAATGCGGTGCACAACATCGGGATCAATTGGGATGTGACGGAGGAGCGGCTGGCGTCTAAGGAAATGCGCCGTGCGAAGGAGGCGGCGGAGGCGGCGGAACGGACGAAAAGCGAGTTCATGGCATCGATCAGTCATGAAATCCGCACGCCGATGAATGGCATCATTGGCATGGCGGACCTGTTGATGGACACGGATTTGACACCAGGGCAGCGGGAGATGATGGCGGTAATTCAGCGCAGTGGCGACAATCTTTTGGTGATCATCAATGACATTTTGGATTACGCGAAGATTGAGGCGGGCAAGGTGCGGATTCATGAGGCACCGTTCAGTTTCGAGGCGGCGGTGCAGGAAACGTTGCAGCTGTTGGGGCCGCAGGCGAAGCTGAAGAAGATCGCGCTGCATGGGGAGATCGATCCGACGTTGGAGGCGGAGCTGATGGGTGACAGTGGACGGGTCAAGCAGGTGATTACCAATCTGGTGGGCAACGCGATCAAGTTTACCGAAGTAGGCAGTGTTTCGGTGGTGGCGAGGGCGTTGAGTTCGGTGGATGGCACGGTGACCTGTCGGGTCGAGGTGCGGGATACCGGGGTGGGGATTCCGGAGAAAATGCATCCGCATTTGTTCCAACCGTTCAGTCAGGCAGATGGCAGTTCGACGCGGCGGTTCGGCGGCACGGGGCTTGGATTGGCGATCAGTCACCAACTCGTGGAATTGATGGGAGGACGGATTGGGTTTGAAAGCTGGGAAGGCAACGGGACGATGTTCTGGTTTGAGTTGTCGTTGATGTATGCTGACGGGGGAGAAATGGCCTCAACGGTCCATGATGGTGATCCGGTGACGTGGACGGTCCGCGAGTTTCGTCCGCTTCGTCTTTTGCTGGTGGAGGACAACGAAGCGAACCAGCGGGTGGCGTCGTTGTTGCTGGAGCAGTATGGGCATCAGGTGTCGATCGCGGGCAATGGGCTGGTGGCGATTGACATGCTGTCGAGAAGGAATTTTGATGCAGTGTTGATGGACTGTCAGATGCCGGAGCTGGATGGTTATGAAACCACACGTCGCATTCGTGCCGGCGAGGCGGGACTTTTGAATCCGCACATTCCGATCATTGCATTGACGGCTTCCGGGATGCCGGGGACACGGGAACGTTGCGTTGCAGCAGGAATGGACGATTATGCGCTGAAGCCCCTGAACCGCAAAGTATTGACCAATGTATTTCACCGTTGCGGCATGACACTATCCAAGGAATCTCTGGCATCTGCGGCTTCGCATTCATCTGTGGCGGAAAATTTAGCGCCAATGAATCCGGTGCTCGATCCGGCGCAGCTCGAGCAACTGGGGCAACTGCGTCGTCCGGACGGCAGTTCGCTTCTCAGGGAGGTGGCGTCGATGATGTTGGCGGAAATGCCGGATCGGTTGACGTCGCTGGCGGAATTTTATCGGAGTGAGCGATTCGCAGAAATCGGGCCGCTTGCCCACAAGATAGCGGGCAGCTGCGCCAGCATTGGTGCGGTGGCTTTGCGAAAGCGGGCGCAATCGGTCGAGCACGCAGCGCGTTCGGAACGCTGGCGGCGCATGCCTGAACTCATTGGGTTGATGCATGAGGCGTGGATGGAGCTGGAAGTGGAATTGAAAAAGATGATCTGACCATGGTTGCCAACGGGAATTGTGTGAGATGAAAATTCTGGCAGTTGAAGATGACCCGGTGTCGCTGATGGTGCTTGAAGCATCATTGGTTTCACTTGGGCATGAAGTGTTGACGGCGATCAATGGGCATGAGGCGTGGGAGGTGCTTTGTCGGCAGTCGATCAGAGTGGTGATCAGTGATTGGGAAATGCCGAGAGTGAATGGCTTGGAGCTTTGCTCGTTAATCCGGAATCGGCAGAGGCAGGGAGCAGCGCCGGTGCATTTTGTTCTGCTGACAAAATCGACCGCTTCAGAGATGAACCGTGAGAAGGCTCGTGAGGCCGGAGTGGATGACTTTTTGGAGAAACCGTTTCTTCAGGCAGATTTGGTTCGATGTCTGGCCAACTTGGGGGAAGCGGCAAGCGGGTCCTGGTCCGTGACCTAGCGCCATTTGCGACGAAGTGCTCCTAAATTGTTAATATAACTTAAAAGTTTGCTTACTTTTCATTATTGTTGTAATTACAATTTCGTAAGATGCCTATTTCAACATGGCCAAACTGACATTCATCCTTCAGGACGGACAGGAAGTCGAAGTGCTGCTGCGCAAAGAGATCACGATCGGACGCAGTGAGGACAACGAAGTCGTTGTTGATGCACCTCTGATTTCGGCACGACATGCTTGCGTTAAACGTGCGGGACCTGGAGATTTTGAAGTATGCGACCTGCAGTCAGAAGGCGGCACTTTTGTGAACGATGAGAGGGTGGATCATCAGGTGCTGGAGCATGGGGACCGTTTGACCTTTGGATTGGTGGAAGCGGTGTTTGCGCGCGAGACTGAGGATTCTCGATTCGATTGGCTTGAATCCGACGGGGTTGGATTGGAGGAACCGATGGCCGTGAATTTGAACGAGCATGGGCACGGGCACGGGCGGGCGTCGAAGCTTGAAAAGCTGGATCTGGACATGATTGCTGCCATGGAGCGGGTCGCCGCCTGTGAGGCTGAGTTGTCGACCAAGGAGAACAGGCTTGTGGAAGTCCGATCGACGCTCACGCAGGCGGAAGAGATCAGCCGTGATCTTCTGGATGAGTTGCAGGTGTTGGAGACGCGCAGGGACACGCTGATGGGGCAGTTGAGGGATGCGCATGGCAGGCTTGAGGCAATGCAGGCGGCTTTTACACAGGCGGAGGAAGGGCGCGCAATGCATGAGGAAAGACTGGTGGGATTGAAGGAGGAGATATTGCAGGCGGAAGAGGCGCGCGCTGTTGCGGTGGATAATCGCGCCAGGGCCGAGGCTGATTTTGCGGTGGAGCATGAACGGTTGGAGGAGATGCGTCGGGAGGCGAATGATGCGGGCGAACGGCTGGTAGTGGTCACCGGACAATTGCAACAAGTGACGGAGGAGGAGCGGCGCAGAGGCGATGAGGTGGAACGGTTGCTGGAAGAAGAGCAGCGCCTGGTGGCAATGACGGCGGACATGGCTGAGGTGGAAGCACAGCTTGATCGCAAACAGAGGGCATTCTCGGAACTGAATGCCGAGTTTGATTTGAAGCATGATCAGTGGCTGGAGTTGTTGAATCAGCATGAAACTTCGGCGGCAGAGTGTGATGAAATGCGGAACAGGCATGCGGAGACTGCCGTGGCGTTGCAGGCGGTATTGATGCAACGGGATGAGGCCTCCAATAGTTTGGAAGCGATTTGTTCGGAGATAGATGGGGCGGTGACCCGGCTTGCGGAGGTGTCCGCGGAATTGGTTGGGCGACAGGGTGAGGTGAACGCTTTTCAAGGTCAGCTGGTGCATTTGCAGTCGACACGTGACGCGATTCAGCAGCGGGTGGATGCCTTGGTGGGCAAGGAGCAGTCATTGATCGAAGCCAGTGCGAAACTGGAACTGGCGATAGCGTCGGAAAGGGAACTGCAGTCCTCTATCGCGATGCTGACCGCGCAACGTGCGGATGACGAGAGGAACCTCGCCAAGATTACGCTGAGTTTGGAACGGTTGGAGTATGACGCCGAGCATGAAGCGTTGAAGCTGCGTGATCTGCAAGACCAGACCTCGTCCGAGCAGGGCAGGCTGGTTCAAGTGTCCGAAGAGTTGACCAAGGCGAGCGAAGGTCTGCAATCCGTTTACCAGGAGACAACTAGGGTTAAACAGGAGCTGGAAGGATGCCGACTGGATCTTGAGACCGAACTGAAGCGATTGACGACGGAAGTCGAGACGATGGCGGTGCGGCTGGATGAGGTCAGCCAACGCCGCGCAGAGATCGCCCGGCAATGTGAAGAGCTTGCGGATACGGAGCAAAAACTGGGAGGAGTGACGTCTGAGCTCGGAGACCGGTGCGCGGAGAAGGTGGCGTTGGATCAACGAATCGCGGAACTGATGGAGCAACGTGAGGGCTTGGAGCATTCAGTGGATGGTTTGACCATCAAAGAGGAGGCTTCGAAAGGGCGGTTGGAAATCTTGTTGCAACGCGAGCAGGCGCTCAAGCAAAGCATCGATTCATTGGGTCAGGAGGAGAGGGTGGATCGTGAGCGGTTTGAAGCGATTCAACATTTGATTGTTGAGGCAGAACGGGAGAAGCGAGGCCAGGCGGACCGGCTGGAGCGTGAAGTATTGCTGAAGCAGCGTCAGTTGATTGAGATTGAAGACAAACTGGACCCTCTGCTGCGGTGGAAGGAGACGATGGACCAGAGATATGCGCGTTTGCAGTCGCTGCCCGATTCTTCCGATGAGGCGAATGCACTTTGGCAGCAACTTGAAGCGGATAAAGTTCAAGCGGGGCAAATTTTTAACCAGTCGGGTGGTTCTGGGACGACTTCGTATCAGCATGGGCCGGCACTTCGTGGCCACGCCCGTCAACTTGAGGCAAAGATTCGCCGGGATGAAGAACGGCATGCGACCCTGCGACGCAAGGTGGAGCAACTCGAGGCCGAGGAGACGGAGCGCAGTGGTCGCTTGAGCAATTTGGAGCGGCGTCTTGCCATGCTGCGGGTGGACATCGCGCGGGTGGAGCGGGAGAACGTGGAGCTTGAATTCGAGGCACCCGAAGCAGTAATCGAGCCTGATGTCGTCAAGGGCAAGGGAGTTTTGGGCAATATCATCGAAGGAGCCAGGACAAAACTTAGGCCGATGCGCTCACCGAATCAAGTGGGGGCCCAACGCTGATTTGACAAATGCGAATCCGGCATCAACCGTGTTCCGGTATCCTCAAATCAGCGGAGGAAAAATGCCGTCTCTGCTGGGTTTCTCGGTTGCATGGCACAATTTGCGCGTCTATTTGAATTAAACCCGCTAATGAATCACTGATTATTTTTTCAACTATTAGCACACCAATGCCCACCGCACTCATCACCGGGATCACCGGACAAGACGGCTCATATTTAACGGAACAACTACTGGCCAAGGGCTATACGGTGCATGGGATGATTCGCCGTGCGAGCAACTTCAACACGCAGCGGATTGAGCATTTGCTGAACGATCCCGCCATTCATCGCGAGCGGCTGTTTCTTCATCACGGGGATTTGATTGACTCCAGCAACTTGAACCGTCTTCTTGAGAAGATTGCGCCTAACGAGGTTTACAATTTGGGGGCACAGAGTCATGTGAAGGTCTCGTTTGAAGTGCCCGAATACACGGCAGAAGTGGATGGTGTTGGCACTTTGCGTTTTCTTGATGCCATTAAAGAGACGGGACTGGAAAAGCGGGCTCGCTTTTACCAGGCTTCGACGAGTGAGCTGTATGGTTTGGTGCAGGAGGTTCCACAAACCGAGAAGACGCCGTTTTACCCCCGCTCGCCTTATGGAGTCGCGAAGTTGTATGCGTATTGGATCGTGGTGAACTACCGCGAGTCTTATGGCTTGCATGCTTCGAACGGGATCTTGTTTAACCATGAGTCACCCCGTCGTGGAGAGACTTTTGTGACGCGCAAGATCACCCGCGCAGCGGGTCGGATCAGCGAAGGATTGCAGGATGTGCTGGAGCTTGGCAACCTTGACTCGCAGCGTGACTGGGGTTTTGCTCCAGAATACACGGAGATGATGTGGCAGATTTTGCAGCAGCCGGAGCCGGGCGATTATGTTTGTGCGACCAATGAAATGCACACGGTTCGTGAATTTTGCGAACATGCATTCAGCGCGGTGGGGATTGATTTGACCTTTGAAGGCGAGGGCGTGGATGAGGTCGGACGTGACAAGGATGGAGTGGTGCGGGTGAAGGTTTCGCCGAGCTATTTCCGTCCGGCTGAGGTGGAGTTGCTGATTGGTGATCCGGCAAAAGCCCGTCAGATTTTAGGTTGGGAGCCGAAGGTGACCTTTAAGGAGTTGGTTCAGATCATGGCGAAGTCCGATTTGAAACTGGCGCAGAGGGAAAAGCTTTTGGGAGAGTAGGACGGGGCTGGAAAGAAAGTTTTGTCCAAATCTGACTTCGTCGGACTAGAGTGGGTGATGAGCGCACCTGATCCGACGGAGGAGTTTGTTTTTTTGCTGGGCAGACACGAGCGTCTGCTTCGTGGCTACCTGCGCGCGCTAATTCCGCATGCCCAAGATGCGGATGATGTGTTGCAGGAAACGAAGCTGCGTTTGTGGCGGGCATTTGATCAATTTGAGCGGGGCACCAATTTTGCGGCGTGGTCGCGCAAGGTGGCATTTCATCAGGTGCTGGCTTTTAGGAAACGCAAGAAGCGCGACCGGCTGGAGTTTTCGGAGCAGTTTTTGAATGTGGTGGCGGATGAGTATGAGAATCACGAACCGGTATTGATGCGTCGGGATCAGTTGTTGCAGGAATGCCTGGCGAAGCTGCCGGGGGATCACCGGCAGGTGCTGCATTTGCGATATGCAGAGCAGTGTTCGCTGGATGACATGGCGTCGAAGTTGCAGCGGACGGTGGCGGCAATTTATCGTCAGTTGAGCCGGGTGCGGCAGGCGCTTCATCAGTGTGTGGAAAAATCATTAATGATTGAGGAGGAGGGTTATGAACCAAGATCGTGAGGAAGTGAAAGAAGTTGTTGAGCTGGCGAACCGGATGCTGGACGGGCGGTTGACAGCGAAAGATCAGGCGAGGTTGGAGCATCTGGTCCTGTCTTCGCAGGAGGCGAGGGTTGCTTATGTGGAGCACCTGCACCTGCACGGAGTTTTGCAGGAGTCGACATTTCGGCAGGTGGAGACGCTTTCCGAAGTGCTCAAGTTGGAACCCACCGCTTCGATGCCAATTCGCAAGAGACGAGGGTTGCCGCATTGGTTGCCGATTGCGGCGGCTTTTGTATTGATGGGATTGGGTTGGGCATTTGGTCGATGGCATGTCCCGACGCAGGTGACCTATGCCCGGTTGGTGGAGGTGAAAGGAGCGAGGTGGGATGGCAACCGGTTGCCCACCGTGCCGGGCGTGAGCATTGCGGCAGGACGATTGAAACTGGCGGCAGGGCTGGCGACGATTGAGTTTGATCGGGGTGCTAGAGTGACCATGGAGGGACCGGCGGAGCTGGAGATCGTGAACGCCGAAAAGTGTTTTCTTCATGAAGGAACCCTCACGGCGCACGTGCCGCCTCAAGCAGTGGGATTCGTGGTGGATACCAGGCATGCGAGGCTGGTGGATCATGGCACCGATTTCGGGGTGAGTGTTGGCGGGGAAGGCGTGGCGCAAGTGAGGGTGTTTGATGGCAAGGTGGAGTTGCAGCATCATGTGAGTGGGAGGAGTCTGGAGTTGCTGACGAGGCAGGGGGCTCAAGTGGGAAATGGCGATTTTGAAAGAAGCGAGCGGGAGGAAGATGACACGGGCGCACTGAGTCGAAGGCATCAGGTCCCGGAGGGGGCCGGGGTGATGATGCTGAGCACGGCAGAAGGAGGCGGGCGTGCAGGGTATGCATGGTCGCCGGGAACGGATCTGCATTTTTCGAAGCAATTGTTGATCCTCAAATATTGTGATCGACCAAGTTTTCGACGCAAAGCTTGGTTGGGATTTGATTTGACCAAGCTGGGCGACCGCAAAGTGAAGTCGGCGAATTTGACGCTGATGTTTGAAGCGACGGGTTGGGGTTATGCGTCATTGCTGCCCGACGCGGTCTTCGCGGTTTACGGGGTGAATGATGACTCTTTGGATCAATGGCGGTCGGACGATTTGCAGTGGTCCAGTGCCCCCGCGAACGATGTTGATGGGGCAGGGGCTGACTTGAGCAAGGCGGTGAAACTGGGTTCGTTCACGATGCCGGCGGGGGTGTTGGATGGGGCCTTTTCGCTGTCTGGAGAGGCGTTGAGAACGTTCTTGAATGATGATCGAAACCGGTTTGCTACTTTGATGGTGGTGCGCGAAACCTCGGAGATTGGAGGTGGCGGTGTGGTCCACGGTTTTGCCGGCAACGAGCATCCCATGTTGCGTCCCCCGACGCTGTATCTGGAGTTTGAGGAGTGAGGAATGAAAGGCCCGGGACGGACCTTCTACTTTTTGATTAAAATCGGAATTGTTTGGGGCGCTTGGGTTTGCCCATTTTGCCGCCGCCCATGCCGGGCATTCCAGGCATTCCGGCGGGCAGACCTCCGCCGCCCATCATGCTGCCGGCAAGGTTGCGCATCATGCCTTTGTTTTTCATCATGTTGCGCATCATGTCGAACTGCTTGAGAAGCTGGTTCACCTCCATGACGCTGCGACCGCTGCCGTTGGCGATGCGTTTGCGGCGGCTGCCGTTGATGATGTCGGGCTTGGTGCGCTCTTTGGGCGTCATGCTGAGGATGATGGCTTCGACGTGGCGGATGCGCTTTTCATCGACGTTCATGTCCTTCATTTTGCTCATGCCGGGGATCATGCCCATGATGCCTTCGAGGGGACCCAGTTTACGCATGAACTTCATCTGATTGAGGAAGTCGGTGAAGTCGAACTTGTTTTCCTCCATGCGTTTGGCCATGCGCATGGCTTCGGCTTCATCGATCTGTTCGGCGGCTTTTTCGACCAGGCTGACGACGTCGCCCATGCCGAGGATGCGCTGGGCCATGCGGTCGGGATGGAAGACTTCGAACTGCTCGATCTTCTCGCCGACACCGATGAACTTGATCGGCTGTCCGGTCACCTGTTTCATCGAGAGGACGGCACCACCGCGGGCGTCGCCATCGAGTCGGGTCATGATGAGGCCGGTGACGCCGACGGCTTCGTGGAAAGTGGTGGCGACGTTGACGGCCTGCTGGCCGGTGGCGGCGTCGGCAACGAGGAGAACTTCCTTGGGCTGGATGACATCCCGAAGATGCACCAGTTCTTCGAGAAGCGCGGCGTCGATTTCCTGTCGACCGGCGGTATCGAAGATGGCGGTGCCGCCGCCTTGTTGGTCGATCCACTTGAGGGCGTCCCTGGCAACTTTGATCGGATCTCTTTCGCCTTCGGCGGGCTGATAGACGGGAACGCCGATGCTCTCGCCGAGGACGGCGAGTTGCTTGACGGCGGCGGGTCGGAAAACGTCGCAAGCGATGAGCAGGGGACGTTTGCCCTGCTTCTTTAGATGGGCGGCGAGCTTGCCGGAGGTGGTCGTTTTACCAGCGCCGTTGAGGCCGACAATCAGCAATCGTTGCGGATCGCTGAAGTTGAGGGTGGCAGTTTCTGAGCCGAGAAGTTTGACCAACTCGTCGTGGAAAATTTTGACAATCTGTTGTCCGGGCGAGACGGAACGGAGGACTTCCTGGCCGAGGGCCTGGGTGCGGACGGCTTCGATCAGGTCTTTGGAGACTTTGAATTCGACGTCGGCCTCAAGCAGGGCGAGGCGGATTTCGCGCAGGGCATCGGTGACGTTGCTTTCGCTGATCTTGCCGTGTCCACGGAGCTTTTTGAATGTGGATTCGAGTTTTTCCTGAAGGCTGGAGAACATGGATGAG
This is a stretch of genomic DNA from Phragmitibacter flavus. It encodes these proteins:
- the gmd gene encoding GDP-mannose 4,6-dehydratase; translated protein: MPTALITGITGQDGSYLTEQLLAKGYTVHGMIRRASNFNTQRIEHLLNDPAIHRERLFLHHGDLIDSSNLNRLLEKIAPNEVYNLGAQSHVKVSFEVPEYTAEVDGVGTLRFLDAIKETGLEKRARFYQASTSELYGLVQEVPQTEKTPFYPRSPYGVAKLYAYWIVVNYRESYGLHASNGILFNHESPRRGETFVTRKITRAAGRISEGLQDVLELGNLDSQRDWGFAPEYTEMMWQILQQPEPGDYVCATNEMHTVREFCEHAFSAVGIDLTFEGEGVDEVGRDKDGVVRVKVSPSYFRPAEVELLIGDPAKARQILGWEPKVTFKELVQIMAKSDLKLAQREKLLGE
- a CDS encoding PAS domain-containing protein codes for the protein MDPHVLHFNSDIRLDAGRADSHSMLEGKGGLKLVGEIAEHPSSRELVRTLNERVNLAVAIGGVGIWEIDFHSGQILFNEQMHVIYAIGVTGFRAQVPPDTFGGSFAEWVKVMHPEDVPGVLEVVSRFKENKGTVEFEHRILRPSGEVRFVRSLAQVRCDEQGHAIRAVGTTVDVSEQRRLAEALANEKERLALATQVGGSGVWDADIKTGVFLWDERMHAIYGLQPGHFCGSVEQWLSIIHPEDVREVKRDWEAAVAQCGIYTGEFRILTPGGQLRHIRASARVFAGSDGAPLKAVGINWDITEQKLLTEALVSEKERLALATRVGGIGIWDVDVRTRRMWWDPRMHEMFGVTPEEFGGTQEEWGNALHADDREKSMRLWTESMMQNRVFDSEFRIVQRKTGEVRHIRALARFVYDEQGNAVHNIGINWDVTEERLASKEMRRAKEAAEAAERTKSEFMASISHEIRTPMNGIIGMADLLMDTDLTPGQREMMAVIQRSGDNLLVIINDILDYAKIEAGKVRIHEAPFSFEAAVQETLQLLGPQAKLKKIALHGEIDPTLEAELMGDSGRVKQVITNLVGNAIKFTEVGSVSVVARALSSVDGTVTCRVEVRDTGVGIPEKMHPHLFQPFSQADGSSTRRFGGTGLGLAISHQLVELMGGRIGFESWEGNGTMFWFELSLMYADGGEMASTVHDGDPVTWTVREFRPLRLLLVEDNEANQRVASLLLEQYGHQVSIAGNGLVAIDMLSRRNFDAVLMDCQMPELDGYETTRRIRAGEAGLLNPHIPIIALTASGMPGTRERCVAAGMDDYALKPLNRKVLTNVFHRCGMTLSKESLASAASHSSVAENLAPMNPVLDPAQLEQLGQLRRPDGSSLLREVASMMLAEMPDRLTSLAEFYRSERFAEIGPLAHKIAGSCASIGAVALRKRAQSVEHAARSERWRRMPELIGLMHEAWMELEVELKKMI
- a CDS encoding response regulator, with amino-acid sequence MKILAVEDDPVSLMVLEASLVSLGHEVLTAINGHEAWEVLCRQSIRVVISDWEMPRVNGLELCSLIRNRQRQGAAPVHFVLLTKSTASEMNREKAREAGVDDFLEKPFLQADLVRCLANLGEAASGSWSVT
- the ffh gene encoding signal recognition particle protein — protein: MFSSLQEKLESTFKKLRGHGKISESNVTDALREIRLALLEADVEFKVSKDLIEAVRTQALGQEVLRSVSPGQQIVKIFHDELVKLLGSETATLNFSDPQRLLIVGLNGAGKTTTSGKLAAHLKKQGKRPLLIACDVFRPAAVKQLAVLGESIGVPVYQPAEGERDPIKVARDALKWIDQQGGGTAIFDTAGRQEIDAALLEELVHLRDVIQPKEVLLVADAATGQQAVNVATTFHEAVGVTGLIMTRLDGDARGGAVLSMKQVTGQPIKFIGVGEKIEQFEVFHPDRMAQRILGMGDVVSLVEKAAEQIDEAEAMRMAKRMEENKFDFTDFLNQMKFMRKLGPLEGIMGMIPGMSKMKDMNVDEKRIRHVEAIILSMTPKERTKPDIINGSRRKRIANGSGRSVMEVNQLLKQFDMMRNMMKNKGMMRNLAGSMMGGGGLPAGMPGMPGMGGGKMGKPKRPKQFRF
- a CDS encoding FHA domain-containing protein; the encoded protein is MAKLTFILQDGQEVEVLLRKEITIGRSEDNEVVVDAPLISARHACVKRAGPGDFEVCDLQSEGGTFVNDERVDHQVLEHGDRLTFGLVEAVFARETEDSRFDWLESDGVGLEEPMAVNLNEHGHGHGRASKLEKLDLDMIAAMERVAACEAELSTKENRLVEVRSTLTQAEEISRDLLDELQVLETRRDTLMGQLRDAHGRLEAMQAAFTQAEEGRAMHEERLVGLKEEILQAEEARAVAVDNRARAEADFAVEHERLEEMRREANDAGERLVVVTGQLQQVTEEERRRGDEVERLLEEEQRLVAMTADMAEVEAQLDRKQRAFSELNAEFDLKHDQWLELLNQHETSAAECDEMRNRHAETAVALQAVLMQRDEASNSLEAICSEIDGAVTRLAEVSAELVGRQGEVNAFQGQLVHLQSTRDAIQQRVDALVGKEQSLIEASAKLELAIASERELQSSIAMLTAQRADDERNLAKITLSLERLEYDAEHEALKLRDLQDQTSSEQGRLVQVSEELTKASEGLQSVYQETTRVKQELEGCRLDLETELKRLTTEVETMAVRLDEVSQRRAEIARQCEELADTEQKLGGVTSELGDRCAEKVALDQRIAELMEQREGLEHSVDGLTIKEEASKGRLEILLQREQALKQSIDSLGQEERVDRERFEAIQHLIVEAEREKRGQADRLEREVLLKQRQLIEIEDKLDPLLRWKETMDQRYARLQSLPDSSDEANALWQQLEADKVQAGQIFNQSGGSGTTSYQHGPALRGHARQLEAKIRRDEERHATLRRKVEQLEAEETERSGRLSNLERRLAMLRVDIARVERENVELEFEAPEAVIEPDVVKGKGVLGNIIEGARTKLRPMRSPNQVGAQR
- a CDS encoding response regulator yields the protein MSENLQRVAIVDDHPMLREGFESLIESQPDLTLAWAACDTQTALQKLEVDKPDMIMVDISLPGRNGLELIKDALALHPSLNILVISMHDETFYAQRVLKAGARGYIMKVADRETLLQAIRTVLTGQRYVSPAMSAQIMEAFSGYGSSKAVDGVQRLSDREFEVFQLISEGKSTQQIGDILNISVKTAEVHRAHIREKLNLEDGASVLRFAVRWAESQRLGLSL
- a CDS encoding sigma-70 family RNA polymerase sigma factor, which encodes MSAPDPTEEFVFLLGRHERLLRGYLRALIPHAQDADDVLQETKLRLWRAFDQFERGTNFAAWSRKVAFHQVLAFRKRKKRDRLEFSEQFLNVVADEYENHEPVLMRRDQLLQECLAKLPGDHRQVLHLRYAEQCSLDDMASKLQRTVAAIYRQLSRVRQALHQCVEKSLMIEEEGYEPRS
- a CDS encoding FecR domain-containing protein, which codes for MNQDREEVKEVVELANRMLDGRLTAKDQARLEHLVLSSQEARVAYVEHLHLHGVLQESTFRQVETLSEVLKLEPTASMPIRKRRGLPHWLPIAAAFVLMGLGWAFGRWHVPTQVTYARLVEVKGARWDGNRLPTVPGVSIAAGRLKLAAGLATIEFDRGARVTMEGPAELEIVNAEKCFLHEGTLTAHVPPQAVGFVVDTRHARLVDHGTDFGVSVGGEGVAQVRVFDGKVELQHHVSGRSLELLTRQGAQVGNGDFERSEREEDDTGALSRRHQVPEGAGVMMLSTAEGGGRAGYAWSPGTDLHFSKQLLILKYCDRPSFRRKAWLGFDLTKLGDRKVKSANLTLMFEATGWGYASLLPDAVFAVYGVNDDSLDQWRSDDLQWSSAPANDVDGAGADLSKAVKLGSFTMPAGVLDGAFSLSGEALRTFLNDDRNRFATLMVVRETSEIGGGGVVHGFAGNEHPMLRPPTLYLEFEE